Proteins co-encoded in one bacterium genomic window:
- a CDS encoding 1,4-alpha-glucan branching protein domain-containing protein, with protein sequence MSKPVGHLVFTLHTHLPFVLNHGRWPHGSDWLSEVTVECYLPLLRMLDRLADDDVDAAVTINISPILCEQLASVAFREEITAFLDQCLRSCEETRRHFSDTHEDTLAALCGHWRAVYEARRREFEEMGGDLLARFRRLADRGAIELITTAATHGYFPLLSRDESLDLQLRTAVETHSRHFGRAPTGVWLPECAYRPRYQWTPPVGPRSGKVRYRRRGVEELLAGHGLAYFFTDVHLVRGGQALSAYRDYFPRLRTVAGPEGQFHRREDRSPYLSYRVASRGGTGDAVSFVRDPETTLQVWSRDAGYPGDEWYLEFHKRHFPGGLRFWRVTHPKSDLADKQIYVPERARERTRAHAAHFTALVRSVLARHADEAGQAGVLCSPFDTELFGHWWHEGPTWLDHVLRGLAAEGVSATAAGTYHAEHRASGPITLLEGSWGEGGDHRVWLNKDTAWTWEMVYQAEEELWEFVSHTPWQRTPLLRRIVAQLGREMLLLQASDWQFLITTWAARNYAETRFAEHYADFTRLLELAKRVHGGGTLSWEEDELLVGKEAQDFCFPGIAEHIEAAAGLPPA encoded by the coding sequence ATGTCGAAACCGGTCGGCCACTTGGTCTTCACCCTACACACGCACCTCCCGTTCGTCCTCAACCACGGGCGGTGGCCACATGGAAGCGACTGGCTGTCCGAGGTCACCGTCGAGTGCTACCTCCCGCTCCTCCGCATGCTGGACCGCCTGGCCGACGACGACGTCGACGCCGCGGTGACCATCAATATCTCGCCGATCTTGTGCGAGCAGCTCGCGAGCGTCGCGTTCCGCGAGGAGATCACAGCGTTCCTAGACCAGTGCCTGCGGAGCTGTGAGGAAACCCGCCGCCACTTCTCCGACACGCACGAGGACACCCTCGCGGCCCTCTGCGGCCATTGGCGCGCGGTCTACGAAGCGCGGCGGCGTGAGTTTGAGGAGATGGGCGGAGATCTGCTCGCACGCTTCCGCCGCCTCGCGGACCGGGGCGCGATCGAGCTCATCACAACGGCCGCGACGCATGGCTACTTCCCGCTGCTCAGCCGGGACGAGAGCCTGGACTTGCAACTCCGCACGGCCGTCGAGACGCACAGCCGACACTTCGGCCGCGCGCCGACGGGAGTGTGGCTTCCCGAGTGCGCGTATCGTCCGCGGTACCAGTGGACCCCGCCGGTCGGGCCGCGCAGCGGAAAGGTCCGGTACCGGCGCCGCGGCGTCGAGGAGTTGCTGGCCGGGCACGGCCTCGCGTACTTTTTCACCGACGTCCACCTCGTACGCGGCGGACAAGCGCTGTCGGCGTACCGCGACTATTTCCCCCGGTTGCGCACCGTGGCGGGGCCGGAGGGACAGTTTCACCGCCGGGAGGACCGGAGTCCCTACCTGTCCTACCGGGTGGCTTCGCGGGGGGGGACCGGGGACGCCGTGTCGTTCGTGCGTGACCCGGAGACGACGCTCCAGGTCTGGAGCCGGGACGCGGGGTATCCGGGCGACGAGTGGTACCTCGAGTTTCACAAGCGCCACTTTCCCGGCGGGCTCCGGTTCTGGCGGGTCACGCATCCGAAGAGCGACCTCGCCGACAAGCAGATCTACGTGCCGGAGCGGGCCCGGGAACGGACGCGCGCGCACGCGGCCCACTTCACGGCACTCGTCCGCAGCGTGCTCGCGCGCCATGCGGACGAGGCAGGGCAGGCCGGCGTCCTCTGCAGTCCGTTCGACACCGAGCTGTTCGGACACTGGTGGCACGAGGGTCCCACCTGGCTCGATCACGTGCTCCGCGGCCTCGCGGCCGAGGGCGTGTCGGCGACCGCGGCCGGCACATATCATGCCGAGCATCGGGCCAGCGGCCCGATCACGCTGCTCGAAGGGTCGTGGGGGGAAGGAGGAGACCACCGCGTCTGGCTGAACAAGGATACCGCATGGACGTGGGAGATGGTCTACCAAGCCGAGGAGGAACTGTGGGAATTTGTGTCGCACACGCCCTGGCAGCGGACCCCGCTGCTGCGGCGAATCGTCGCCCAGCTCGGCCGGGAGATGCTCCTGCTGCAGGCCTCGGACTGGCAGTTCCTGATCACGACCTGGGCGGCTCGGAACTACGCGGAGACGCGGTTCGCCGAACACTACGCCGACTTCACGCGGCTGCTCGAGCTCGCGAAGCGCGTGCACGGCGGCGGAACGCTGTCGTGGGAGGAAGACGAACTGTTGGTCGGCAAGGAGGCCCAGGACTTCTGCTTTCCTGGCATCGCCGAGCACATCGAGGCGGCCGCGGGGCTCCCGCCGGCGTAG